The proteins below are encoded in one region of Solenopsis invicta isolate M01_SB chromosome 8, UNIL_Sinv_3.0, whole genome shotgun sequence:
- the LOC105201340 gene encoding uncharacterized protein LOC105201340: MGSTDKAVITGFICRLCSKMNRFVIHIYGEEGERMKLAEKINTYLPITVNMNDPLPKTACLHCIERLEAHHELMEQIMFTRRRLNTDNKATAVASSSATTIETAPTSSPPPC; the protein is encoded by the exons ATGGGCAGCACGGACAAGGCCGTGATCACGGGATTCATATGCAGGCTTTGCAGTAAGATGAACCGCTTCGTGATCCACATTTATGGGGAGGAGGGCGAGAGAATGAAGCTCGCTGAAAAGATAAACACCTACCTGCCGATCACG GTAAACATGAATGACCCGCTACCAAAGACTGCATGTTTACATTGCATCGAACGATTAGAGGCGCATCACGAGTTAATGGAACAAATCATGTTCACCAGGCGGAGATTAAACACCGATAATAAGGCAACCGCGGTGGCATCCTCCTCCGCGACAACCATAGAAACAGCTCCGACGTCTAGCCCACCTCCCTGTTGA